A portion of the Pectobacterium brasiliense genome contains these proteins:
- a CDS encoding beta-glucoside-specific PTS transporter subunit IIABC → MNSKVLAENILRLVGGETNVSTLVHCATRLRFKIVDHGKVDVAALEALEGVITVINASGQLQVVIGNRVPEVYRAFGSISKLLEDGDGKRQAAESEASTSAMGRLIDLVAGIFTPLLGAMAAAGVLKGALAIVIALGWLNTKESTYVILHAASDSLFYFLPMLLAITSARKFETNIFVAVSIAGALVYPTIQGLFDAGQPVTFFGLPVVMMKYTSSVIPIIFSVWLMSYIERFLNRHIHESVRNILTPFFLLVLMVPLTLMTIGPIGISASKLIASVFVSIYSFNPIIAGALIAAAWQILVIFGVHWGFVTVFINDLSVMGHSYLKAASSPSVFAQSGALLGVMVRTKDKKLKALAGSTFIASLFGITEPGVYGVTLKLKKPFICAVIAAALGGAIVGYAKSSAISMGMPGLLTLPIFYGEGFIGFLIGCAIAFVASFVLTVIVGFDEPTQPAESTPAPTHSPTTTPAAPVSRQQANAVPLPLKDAPETAEQLGSPAKGELILLEEVNDKVFSSGVVGQGVAILPQEGRIYSPVDGMIASTFASGHAVGILSQKGAEILIHVGINTVQLEGQHYQMHVAEGDKVTKGQLLLEFDLDAIQKAGYDTVTPMVITNAEEYRVFSLGAARQQQAGETVIALVGR, encoded by the coding sequence ATGAATAGCAAAGTGCTCGCTGAAAATATTCTGAGGTTGGTCGGAGGAGAGACGAACGTTTCGACTCTGGTGCATTGTGCAACACGCTTGCGCTTTAAGATTGTCGATCACGGTAAAGTGGATGTGGCTGCGCTTGAGGCACTGGAAGGCGTTATTACGGTTATCAACGCATCAGGACAATTGCAGGTGGTGATCGGGAACCGCGTGCCGGAGGTGTACCGCGCGTTTGGTTCAATCTCCAAGCTGTTGGAGGACGGCGACGGGAAACGTCAGGCAGCAGAAAGTGAGGCATCAACGTCTGCGATGGGGCGGCTGATTGATCTGGTTGCCGGAATCTTTACCCCCTTGCTGGGGGCGATGGCGGCGGCAGGTGTGCTAAAAGGGGCGCTGGCTATCGTCATTGCGCTCGGCTGGCTGAATACCAAAGAAAGCACCTATGTCATTCTGCATGCGGCGTCCGACAGCCTGTTTTACTTCCTGCCGATGCTGCTGGCGATTACCTCCGCGCGTAAATTCGAAACCAACATTTTTGTGGCGGTGTCGATTGCCGGTGCGCTGGTTTACCCGACGATTCAGGGGCTATTTGATGCCGGTCAGCCCGTGACGTTCTTCGGCTTGCCCGTTGTCATGATGAAATACACCTCCTCGGTGATTCCGATTATCTTCAGCGTGTGGCTGATGTCGTATATCGAGCGTTTCCTGAATCGCCATATTCACGAAAGCGTACGCAATATTCTGACGCCGTTCTTCCTGCTGGTGCTGATGGTGCCGCTCACGCTGATGACCATCGGGCCGATTGGTATCTCGGCCAGTAAGCTGATTGCGTCGGTGTTTGTCAGTATCTACAGCTTCAACCCGATTATTGCCGGGGCGCTGATTGCGGCGGCGTGGCAGATTTTAGTGATCTTCGGCGTGCACTGGGGATTTGTGACCGTGTTTATTAATGACCTGTCGGTCATGGGACACAGCTACCTCAAAGCGGCATCCAGCCCGTCGGTCTTCGCTCAGTCTGGTGCGCTGTTGGGCGTCATGGTGCGCACCAAAGATAAAAAGCTCAAAGCGCTGGCGGGCAGTACTTTTATCGCCTCGCTGTTTGGTATCACGGAACCTGGCGTTTACGGCGTCACGCTGAAGCTGAAAAAACCGTTTATCTGTGCGGTGATCGCAGCTGCACTGGGGGGCGCGATCGTCGGTTACGCGAAAAGCTCGGCGATCTCCATGGGAATGCCCGGCTTACTGACGCTGCCGATTTTCTACGGCGAGGGCTTTATCGGGTTCCTCATCGGCTGTGCGATTGCTTTCGTGGCCAGTTTTGTACTGACGGTTATCGTTGGGTTCGATGAACCGACGCAGCCTGCCGAAAGCACGCCTGCTCCCACACATTCACCCACCACGACACCGGCTGCGCCAGTATCGCGCCAGCAGGCCAATGCTGTGCCTCTACCGCTGAAAGACGCACCGGAGACGGCGGAACAGCTGGGGTCGCCAGCAAAAGGTGAACTGATCTTGCTGGAAGAGGTAAATGACAAAGTGTTCTCTTCCGGCGTCGTCGGGCAGGGGGTCGCCATTCTGCCGCAAGAAGGTCGTATCTATTCGCCGGTGGACGGCATGATTGCTAGCACGTTCGCCAGCGGTCATGCCGTCGGTATTCTCTCGCAAAAGGGTGCGGAGATTCTGATTCATGTCGGCATCAACACGGTACAGCTGGAAGGCCAGCATTATCAGATGCACGTTGCAGAAGGCGATAAAGTGACAAAAGGCCAACTGCTGCTGGAGTTCGATCTGGACGCGATCCAGAAGGCGGGCTACGACACGGTGACGCCGATGGTGATCACGAATGCGGAAGAATATCGCGTATTCAGCTTGGGTGCGGCACGTCAGCAGCAGGCCGGAGAGACGGTTATTGCGCTCGTAGGGCGGTGA
- a CDS encoding sulfatase family protein yields the protein MKRNRLLAAITLACMQAAGGQAAAGQAAAATFPATTTPSADGKQPNVVYIILDDQRYDAFGFLNSAIHTPNMDSIAKEGTYFKNAFVTTSLCSPSRASILTGMYVHNHGVSDNNPSDLSHLNYFPELLRDNGYQTGFFGKWHFGGADKTATKGFAGFDRWVGLLGQGSYYPIDSYGKPTMLNIDGKMVPQKGYITDELTDYAVDWLNTLDKKKPFMMYLSHKGVHSDFLPAKRHRGSMKEVTFPVPDTYADTPENYAGKPMWVKNQRNSWHGVDYPYNTDMDLQQYQRDYYETLRSVDDSVGRVRDWLQKQGLDKNTIIMVMGDNGFMFGEHGLIDKRNAYEESIRVPLIASGPGFAKDKVVEDIVRNIDVAPTILEAAGVAAPKHYDGQSFWRLGLDGYTVPKRKDYFVYEYFWEYSFPQTPTTFAIRTPEYKYIQYYGVWDKEELYDMQNDREEKHNLIDSTDEKIVNVKIALRKKLYEELSNRQGKNVIPYNQRTGQGQVYRYEGTGEQLAPFPREWLKGYNHEEILAGFIPDQVGKEAKVKASNEAVKKSAPQLKELMDK from the coding sequence ATGAAAAGAAACAGACTTCTGGCCGCGATTACGCTAGCCTGTATGCAAGCGGCAGGGGGACAGGCTGCCGCGGGACAGGCTGCCGCGGCGACTTTCCCTGCAACGACTACGCCGTCGGCTGATGGCAAACAACCTAACGTGGTTTACATCATTCTTGACGATCAGCGTTACGACGCGTTCGGCTTCCTGAATTCGGCTATTCACACGCCGAATATGGATAGCATCGCCAAAGAAGGGACGTATTTTAAGAATGCGTTCGTGACCACTTCGCTGTGCTCTCCCAGCCGCGCCAGCATCCTGACGGGGATGTACGTGCATAATCATGGCGTATCGGATAACAATCCGTCCGATCTCTCTCATCTGAATTATTTCCCGGAACTGCTGCGCGACAACGGCTATCAGACCGGCTTCTTTGGCAAATGGCACTTCGGCGGCGCGGATAAAACGGCCACGAAAGGCTTCGCCGGCTTCGATCGCTGGGTAGGGCTGCTGGGGCAAGGCAGTTATTATCCGATTGATAGCTACGGCAAGCCGACCATGCTCAATATTGATGGCAAGATGGTGCCGCAAAAAGGCTACATCACCGATGAGCTGACGGATTACGCCGTAGACTGGCTGAACACGCTCGATAAGAAAAAACCGTTCATGATGTATCTGTCGCATAAAGGCGTGCACTCCGATTTCCTGCCCGCCAAGCGGCACCGTGGCAGCATGAAAGAAGTGACGTTCCCTGTGCCGGATACCTATGCCGATACGCCGGAAAACTATGCCGGCAAGCCGATGTGGGTGAAGAACCAGCGTAACAGCTGGCACGGTGTGGATTACCCCTACAACACGGATATGGATCTTCAGCAGTATCAGCGTGACTACTATGAAACGCTGCGCTCGGTGGATGACAGCGTAGGGCGCGTGCGCGACTGGCTGCAAAAACAGGGGCTGGATAAGAACACCATTATCATGGTGATGGGGGATAACGGCTTTATGTTCGGCGAACATGGGCTGATCGATAAGCGTAACGCCTATGAAGAGTCGATCCGCGTGCCGCTGATTGCCTCCGGGCCGGGCTTCGCCAAAGACAAAGTGGTGGAAGACATCGTCAGAAACATCGACGTGGCACCCACCATTCTGGAAGCCGCCGGCGTTGCCGCGCCGAAGCATTACGACGGGCAGAGCTTCTGGCGTCTGGGGCTGGATGGCTATACCGTGCCGAAGCGCAAAGACTATTTCGTCTATGAATACTTCTGGGAATACAGCTTCCCGCAGACGCCAACCACGTTTGCGATCCGCACACCGGAATACAAATACATCCAATATTACGGCGTGTGGGATAAAGAAGAGCTTTACGACATGCAGAACGATCGGGAAGAAAAGCACAACCTGATCGATTCGACCGATGAGAAGATCGTGAATGTCAAAATCGCGCTGCGTAAAAAGCTGTATGAAGAGCTGAGTAATCGGCAGGGGAAAAATGTGATCCCGTATAATCAACGCACAGGGCAAGGACAGGTCTATCGCTATGAAGGCACCGGTGAGCAGCTTGCGCCGTTCCCGCGCGAATGGCTGAAAGGATATAACCACGAGGAGATTCTCGCCGGATTTATCCCCGATCAGGTCGGTAAAGAAGCGAAGGTGAAAGCGTCGAATGAAGCCGTGAAGAAGAGCGCCCCTCAGCTAAAAGAACTGATGGATAAATAA
- the copM gene encoding CopM family metallochaperone codes for MKKVHLLLTAALLVPFLSFAADSAHSGHGAANDASSSQQAYMKGMDAMHSEMMEGMQSSDPDIAFAKGMIAHHRGAIDMAKTELKYGKDPELRKLAEEIIKAQQPEIDQMEAWLKKQNKP; via the coding sequence ATGAAGAAAGTCCATTTGTTATTAACGGCAGCGTTGCTGGTTCCGTTTCTCTCGTTCGCGGCCGACAGCGCACATAGCGGCCACGGTGCTGCGAACGACGCGTCGTCCTCCCAGCAGGCGTACATGAAAGGGATGGATGCGATGCATAGCGAGATGATGGAAGGGATGCAGTCCAGCGACCCTGATATTGCCTTTGCCAAGGGGATGATTGCGCATCACCGCGGCGCGATTGATATGGCAAAAACGGAGCTGAAATACGGTAAAGACCCGGAGTTGCGTAAGCTGGCGGAAGAGATTATCAAAGCCCAGCAGCCGGAGATCGACCAAATGGAAGCCTGGTTGAAGAAGCAGAACAAGCCGTAA
- a CDS encoding sulfatase family protein, translating into MMKKTPLVAAMLAALSLSGQAVSADFSAQIASPRPNVVLIVAEDMNPRLGAYGDTQARTPNLDALAKESVVFTQAFTMAGVSAPSRAGLITGMFQHTTGLQHMRTATRPAGGYLGVPPSYVKGYPELLRRSGYFTYNDTKTDYQFTKGHADVGPFTLWTRHGEYSSMDDLHIQLAWRNYDLKGKPFFMNFNPQITHESALFTAENHPAGQSRFVKQWDTFRQQYRYKPTDPQRLTLEPYLRDTPQTRRELAQHYDNIHIMDMQVGKLLDGLKKDGLWDNTIVIFTADNGDGIPRHKREGYDSGTHVPLMVHIPEKYRPAGWLAEGSKNDRLVSFEDLAPTILGFADIKQPDYMRGISLAQDFAPQRQFVYGVRGRMDEYDMRAYFVRDRDYQYVRNLATTPGGIGIAFRNALGSMKDLNAAHEQQQLSAEQQSWFADRPAEELYDLRRDPLQLHNLAADPAQNAVLVRMREEMDRWRSSANDMNLIAEDQMVADLLDEQGKQRATLTPVAQWDAVSNKIYLANRTQDASIGYSWDGKEWELYTGSITPLKSASQLQFKAIRYGWQESPVGALSIQP; encoded by the coding sequence ATGATGAAGAAGACACCTCTGGTCGCGGCGATGTTGGCGGCACTTTCACTGTCTGGTCAGGCAGTGAGTGCCGATTTTTCCGCTCAGATCGCCAGTCCGCGCCCGAATGTGGTGCTGATTGTGGCGGAGGACATGAATCCCCGTCTGGGCGCATACGGGGATACACAGGCGCGAACGCCGAATCTGGATGCGCTGGCAAAAGAGTCCGTTGTCTTTACGCAAGCCTTCACGATGGCAGGCGTATCGGCCCCGTCGCGAGCGGGGCTGATTACCGGCATGTTTCAACATACGACCGGGTTGCAGCACATGCGTACGGCTACCCGACCCGCAGGTGGCTATTTAGGTGTGCCGCCTTCTTATGTGAAAGGCTACCCCGAACTGCTGCGCCGCAGCGGTTACTTCACCTATAACGACACCAAGACGGATTACCAGTTTACGAAAGGTCATGCCGATGTTGGCCCTTTCACCCTGTGGACGCGCCATGGCGAGTACAGCAGCATGGACGATCTGCATATTCAGCTGGCCTGGCGTAATTATGATCTGAAGGGCAAGCCGTTCTTCATGAATTTCAACCCGCAGATTACGCATGAATCGGCGCTCTTTACGGCGGAAAACCACCCGGCGGGCCAATCGCGCTTCGTCAAACAGTGGGATACCTTCCGCCAGCAATACCGTTATAAGCCAACGGATCCGCAACGTCTGACACTGGAGCCTTATCTGCGGGATACGCCGCAAACCCGACGGGAACTGGCGCAGCATTACGACAATATTCATATTATGGATATGCAGGTCGGTAAGTTGCTGGACGGGCTGAAAAAAGACGGGCTGTGGGATAACACCATCGTCATTTTCACGGCGGATAACGGTGATGGGATCCCGCGTCATAAGCGTGAAGGCTACGATTCTGGCACTCATGTCCCGCTGATGGTGCATATCCCCGAGAAATATCGTCCGGCAGGCTGGTTGGCGGAAGGGAGCAAGAACGATCGGCTGGTGTCGTTCGAGGATCTGGCGCCGACCATTCTGGGGTTTGCCGACATCAAACAGCCTGACTATATGCGCGGTATCAGTCTGGCGCAGGACTTCGCGCCGCAGCGCCAGTTTGTCTACGGCGTGCGCGGGCGGATGGATGAATACGACATGCGCGCCTATTTTGTCCGGGACCGTGACTATCAATATGTCCGTAATCTGGCGACCACGCCGGGTGGCATCGGCATTGCTTTCCGCAACGCGCTCGGATCGATGAAGGATTTGAATGCGGCGCATGAGCAGCAGCAACTGAGCGCCGAGCAGCAAAGCTGGTTTGCCGATCGTCCGGCGGAAGAGCTTTACGATCTGCGACGCGATCCCTTGCAGTTGCATAATCTGGCGGCCGATCCGGCTCAAAACGCCGTACTGGTGCGGATGCGCGAGGAGATGGATCGCTGGCGTAGCAGCGCGAACGACATGAATCTGATCGCGGAAGATCAGATGGTGGCGGATTTGCTGGATGAGCAGGGAAAGCAGCGGGCCACGCTGACGCCAGTGGCGCAGTGGGATGCGGTCAGCAACAAAATTTATCTGGCTAACCGCACGCAGGATGCCTCCATTGGCTACAGCTGGGATGGCAAAGAGTGGGAGCTGTACACGGGCAGTATCACGCCGCTGAAAAGTGCATCACAGCTGCAATTCAAGGCGATTCGCTATGGCTGGCAGGAAAGTCCGGTCGGCGCGTTGTCCATTCAGCCGTGA
- a CDS encoding GGDEF domain-containing protein, translating to MNHDLTLKTIKFMPLLFLTTLIVSCMGFRFRVLDELSLFWPANILIFCLMISFRARRGTITGKTLFICSSFLVSYVAMLSAALLMDNNSPLKTKVLLCLCNMVFVVAAWCAFYLMCRFTGKWSTFEKFSKYYVYIIFASTFVGAFLSGVAYGVYAYVYDTGNRYAEFMDWFSEQLGTGIILAFFFLRGKGILRALRNIPLCPKNIRENIFPFLVFIIFLLVSLLFLDASLITLSVIPLTLCAFNYSFPIMSLLCAITGVILNYLYINQVGILIDSNSEAYINSFLTTARLNIAMLIMAMLSVSHFVSMNRRLIKIIESSSLKDALTNTFNRRAFLSMLNGRQGVLMNKKKRPLTLLFLDIDYFKQVNDTYGHASGDELIASFARMLSAAIRPSDILCRWGGEEFVIAAYDLTAEQSEAMAEALRRLTESTALMLSDGRKIHFTTSIGVAIFSQYEGGNIYDLIGLADEQLYKAKTQGRNRVCMRLVEEV from the coding sequence ATGAATCACGATTTGACGTTAAAAACTATAAAGTTCATGCCGCTGCTGTTTCTGACCACTCTCATCGTGAGCTGTATGGGATTTCGGTTTCGGGTGTTGGATGAGCTGTCGCTGTTTTGGCCTGCCAATATTCTGATTTTTTGCCTTATGATCAGTTTCAGAGCGAGAAGAGGGACGATAACAGGTAAAACGCTCTTTATCTGTAGCAGTTTTTTGGTGAGCTATGTCGCGATGCTGTCGGCTGCGTTACTGATGGACAATAACTCACCGCTAAAAACCAAGGTGCTGTTATGTTTGTGCAATATGGTTTTTGTGGTGGCGGCCTGGTGCGCCTTTTACCTCATGTGCCGGTTTACCGGAAAGTGGTCGACATTTGAGAAATTCAGCAAATATTACGTCTACATTATTTTCGCTTCGACGTTTGTCGGCGCGTTCTTATCCGGCGTGGCGTATGGGGTTTATGCGTATGTCTACGATACGGGGAACCGCTATGCTGAGTTTATGGACTGGTTCAGTGAGCAGTTGGGAACCGGCATCATCCTCGCGTTCTTTTTCCTGCGGGGTAAAGGCATCCTGCGCGCGCTACGGAATATTCCGCTGTGTCCTAAGAACATCAGAGAAAATATCTTTCCCTTTCTGGTCTTCATTATTTTCTTATTAGTGAGCCTCTTGTTCCTGGATGCCAGCCTGATTACGCTGTCCGTTATTCCACTCACGCTGTGTGCGTTCAACTACTCTTTTCCGATCATGTCGTTGCTCTGTGCGATTACCGGCGTGATACTGAATTATCTCTATATTAATCAGGTCGGTATACTCATCGACTCGAATTCCGAAGCGTACATTAATTCGTTTCTCACTACGGCTCGGCTGAATATCGCGATGTTGATTATGGCGATGTTAAGCGTCTCTCATTTTGTCTCGATGAACCGGCGGTTGATTAAAATCATCGAAAGCAGCAGCCTGAAGGATGCGCTCACCAACACTTTCAATCGTCGCGCTTTTCTCAGCATGTTGAATGGGCGGCAGGGCGTGCTGATGAATAAGAAAAAGCGCCCGTTAACGCTGCTGTTTTTGGATATCGATTATTTTAAGCAGGTCAATGATACCTACGGTCATGCCAGCGGTGATGAATTGATCGCCAGTTTTGCCCGTATGCTGAGCGCCGCTATTCGGCCCAGCGACATCCTTTGCCGCTGGGGTGGGGAGGAATTCGTGATTGCGGCTTATGACCTGACGGCTGAACAATCGGAAGCCATGGCTGAAGCGCTGCGGCGTCTTACGGAATCCACGGCGCTGATGCTGTCCGACGGCCGGAAAATCCATTTTACGACCAGTATCGGTGTTGCCATTTTTTCCCAGTATGAAGGCGGCAATATTTACGATCTGATCGGGCTGGCGGACGAGCAACTGTATAAAGCGAAGACGCAGGGGCGTAATCGTGTCTGTATGCGCCTGGTCGAAGAGGTCTGA
- the spy gene encoding ATP-independent periplasmic protein-refolding chaperone Spy translates to MRKLTAMLVASSLALGAAGLAHANDAPKGPGPEHKMMMKEGREHRGMMGPDAMFKELNLTEAQKQQIKDIMKESREKMHKAMQDDRRDMHSLVASDTFDAAKAQAQLDKADAAHKARMLNGLETKNKIYNVLTPEQKKQYNDNFEKRLTQPPKPDGKPVPAE, encoded by the coding sequence ATGCGTAAACTCACTGCAATGCTGGTTGCTTCTTCCTTGGCATTGGGCGCGGCAGGTCTCGCGCATGCTAATGACGCACCGAAAGGTCCTGGCCCAGAACACAAGATGATGATGAAAGAGGGGCGGGAGCATCGTGGCATGATGGGGCCGGATGCGATGTTTAAGGAGCTGAATTTGACGGAAGCGCAGAAGCAGCAAATTAAAGACATCATGAAAGAGTCCCGCGAGAAAATGCACAAAGCGATGCAAGACGATCGTCGTGATATGCATAGTCTGGTTGCATCCGATACGTTTGATGCCGCAAAAGCACAGGCACAGTTGGATAAAGCCGACGCCGCGCACAAGGCCAGAATGCTTAACGGACTGGAAACCAAGAACAAAATTTACAACGTTCTGACGCCTGAGCAGAAAAAGCAGTACAACGACAATTTTGAAAAACGACTGACTCAACCGCCAAAACCTGACGGCAAACCCGTTCCTGCGGAATAA
- a CDS encoding anaerobic sulfatase maturase: MSQSIANFQLMAKPSGSVCNIDCSYCFYLEKEHLYPERKSRWKMDGDTLENYVRKNISSQQAPVVDFPWQGGEPTLLGIDFFREAVRLQNQYRGAKQINNFFQTNGTNIDDDWARFLKENQFLVGLSIDGDRISNDAHRLTRAGKSTFDDVMKGLEALKRHRVEFNTLTVVNAENVKRPLDVYQFLKRIGSRYMQFIPLVERRAAQPDDNGLVLIQPDFSGQCSVTEWSVPAKAYGRFLNTIFDYWVQHDLGNVFVMNFEQTLTKMTGQLSACVINETCGGNLIVEANGDVYSCDHFVYPENKLGNINQDELASLVNSPQNLAFGENKRKNISKDCLTCEVKAVCHGGCPKHRFEISRDGRPNKNYFCDGFKTHLFHVLPRMNALLSQLGRQESMKKIRRNIKAEFY; encoded by the coding sequence ATGAGTCAGTCTATTGCCAATTTTCAGTTGATGGCCAAGCCTTCAGGATCCGTGTGCAATATCGATTGCTCATACTGTTTTTATCTGGAGAAGGAACATCTTTACCCAGAGCGGAAAAGCCGCTGGAAGATGGATGGCGATACGTTGGAAAACTATGTGCGAAAGAACATCAGCAGCCAGCAGGCACCCGTTGTTGATTTCCCGTGGCAAGGCGGCGAGCCGACTCTGCTAGGCATCGATTTCTTCCGAGAAGCGGTACGGCTACAGAACCAATACCGTGGCGCAAAGCAGATCAATAACTTCTTTCAGACCAACGGCACCAATATTGATGACGACTGGGCGCGTTTTCTGAAAGAGAACCAATTTCTGGTGGGATTATCGATCGACGGTGACCGTATCAGCAATGATGCCCATCGTCTCACGCGAGCAGGGAAAAGCACCTTTGATGACGTGATGAAAGGGCTGGAGGCGCTGAAGCGTCACCGGGTTGAATTTAATACCCTGACGGTGGTGAATGCGGAAAATGTGAAACGCCCGCTGGATGTCTACCAGTTTCTTAAACGTATCGGCAGCCGCTACATGCAGTTCATTCCGCTGGTGGAGCGCCGCGCTGCTCAGCCGGACGATAACGGACTGGTGCTGATTCAGCCGGATTTTTCGGGCCAGTGCAGCGTGACGGAGTGGTCAGTGCCTGCCAAAGCCTATGGCCGTTTCCTGAATACGATTTTTGATTATTGGGTTCAGCATGATCTGGGCAATGTGTTTGTCATGAACTTCGAGCAAACGCTGACCAAAATGACCGGGCAGCTTAGCGCCTGCGTCATCAACGAAACCTGCGGCGGCAACCTGATTGTGGAAGCGAATGGCGACGTGTATTCCTGCGACCATTTCGTTTATCCCGAAAATAAGCTCGGCAATATTAATCAGGACGAGCTGGCGTCGCTGGTGAATTCGCCGCAAAACCTCGCCTTTGGTGAAAATAAGCGAAAAAACATCAGCAAAGATTGCCTGACCTGTGAAGTGAAAGCGGTTTGTCATGGCGGCTGCCCGAAGCATCGGTTTGAAATTTCCCGCGATGGGCGACCGAATAAAAACTATTTCTGCGATGGCTTTAAAACGCACCTATTCCATGTGTTACCACGCATGAATGCCTTGCTCTCTCAATTGGGACGCCAGGAATCAATGAAGAAAATAAGAAGGAATATAAAAGCCGAGTTTTATTAA
- a CDS encoding sulfatase-like hydrolase/transferase: MMKKHVMALSVATALLAGPALWQVAAAAQTKPNVIILFTDDMGWADMSVQGAKTPTPHLDKLAATGQRWTNFYVSSAISSPSRGGLMTGRIETKTGLYGTKIPGVFMDEDPDGFPDDEISMAESLQHNGYRTIMYGKWHLGTQSTAFPTRHGFDEWYGIPTSNDRFSTVVDQVEMNRLASSDPKRRELLSKMEEINRAPRQEYWNVPLYHSYKDNGKQVDYAVPQGFQQASFTKDVTNKAVQYIADNKDQSFFMYMAYPQTHVPLFTSPEFKGKGHNPYGDVMLEIDWSVGQIYQALEANKLAENTIVIFTSDNGPWLQYDKDGLAGSALPLRSGKSTVFEGGQRVPFIVNWKSHIAPKVVDDIGSTLDLLPTLMKITGSQHAQRDLDGVDLSAAFLNGKPSARTFMPYFYWGKMDAYRDGDYKVVFRDKKAGIPVDLEKPLMFNLRDDVSEQHDLSAKEPDRYRALIEKARAYEQSLGEKKPPLFDL, from the coding sequence ATGATGAAGAAGCATGTCATGGCACTCTCTGTCGCGACGGCGCTGCTGGCTGGGCCGGCACTGTGGCAGGTCGCTGCGGCGGCGCAGACGAAGCCGAATGTGATCATCCTGTTTACCGATGATATGGGGTGGGCCGATATGTCGGTACAGGGCGCGAAAACGCCGACGCCTCATCTGGATAAGCTGGCGGCGACAGGGCAGCGCTGGACCAATTTTTATGTCTCTTCGGCGATCTCTTCTCCCAGCCGCGGCGGATTGATGACGGGCCGTATCGAAACGAAAACAGGGCTATACGGTACAAAAATTCCCGGCGTGTTTATGGATGAAGATCCTGATGGTTTCCCCGACGATGAAATCAGCATGGCGGAATCACTCCAGCACAACGGATATCGCACCATCATGTACGGCAAGTGGCATTTAGGGACGCAGTCGACTGCGTTCCCGACGCGCCACGGTTTTGATGAGTGGTACGGGATCCCGACCAGCAACGATCGCTTCAGCACCGTTGTCGATCAGGTGGAGATGAATCGTCTGGCAAGCAGCGATCCGAAAAGGCGTGAACTGCTGAGCAAAATGGAAGAGATCAACCGCGCACCGCGGCAGGAATACTGGAACGTGCCGCTTTATCACTCCTACAAAGATAACGGAAAGCAGGTCGATTATGCCGTGCCGCAGGGCTTCCAGCAGGCCAGTTTTACTAAGGATGTAACGAACAAGGCGGTGCAGTACATTGCCGACAATAAAGATCAGTCGTTCTTTATGTATATGGCTTACCCGCAGACCCACGTACCGCTGTTTACCTCACCGGAATTTAAGGGCAAAGGGCATAACCCTTACGGCGATGTGATGCTGGAGATCGACTGGTCGGTGGGGCAGATCTATCAGGCGCTGGAAGCGAACAAGCTGGCGGAAAACACTATCGTGATTTTTACTTCCGACAACGGCCCGTGGTTGCAGTATGACAAAGACGGTTTGGCCGGTTCAGCACTGCCGCTGCGTTCGGGTAAAAGTACCGTATTTGAAGGCGGTCAGCGCGTTCCGTTTATCGTGAACTGGAAATCCCATATCGCGCCGAAAGTGGTGGATGATATCGGCAGTACGCTGGACCTTCTGCCGACGCTGATGAAGATCACCGGTAGCCAGCATGCCCAGCGCGATCTGGACGGTGTGGATCTCAGCGCCGCCTTCCTGAACGGAAAGCCGAGTGCGCGTACTTTCATGCCGTATTTCTATTGGGGCAAGATGGATGCCTACCGTGACGGCGACTACAAGGTGGTCTTCCGTGACAAGAAAGCGGGTATCCCGGTCGATCTGGAAAAACCGCTCATGTTCAACTTGCGCGATGATGTCTCTGAGCAGCACGATCTGTCGGCGAAAGAGCCGGATCGCTATCGGGCGCTGATTGAGAAAGCGCGGGCGTATGAACAGTCGCTGGGTGAGAAGAAACCGCCTCTGTTCGATCTGTAA